The Chitinophagales bacterium genomic sequence AATGCCTTAGGGTGTTTGGTGAGTAGTGCTGATGCCGTGAATGCAAAACATTACACGCAAAATGTTGCTGACTTACCTGCAGGTAACTACATAATACGCATAGCAACAGGTGATGGTGTATTGAATAAACCATTTGTTATAACACGATAATAGTAAGGAGTATGGAAAGATAGGTAGCCCCGCATATGCGGGGCTACTTTTTTACAAGAATATAGAAATCATTTAAGGGGCTATTTCTTATGTCACTTACCAAGCTATTACCTTTGCAGCAATTCTTATTTCATGAAATTATTATTACAATATTTAAGTCGGTATAAACCTCTGGTTGCATTGGCATTATTGCTGGCAGCTATTAACCAGGTTTTTTCATTGATGGATCCTTATATATTCGGTAGGTTCATTATTGACCCATTTGCCAAACAACCCGACAAATGGACTCAGCATGAATTTATTATGGGTATTACAAAAGGCCTTCTTTTTCTGGTAGGTACTGCTATGGTATCGCGTATTGCCAAAGCATTTCAGGATTACACAGTAAACGTAGTGATACAGAAATTTGGTGCACGCATTTATACTGATGGGTTGAGACATGCTTTACGTCTCCCATACCAGGAGTTTGAAGACCAGCGAAGCGGAGAAACACTTTCTGTATTACAAAAGGTACGTACAGATACTGAAAAATTCATCAGTGTATTTGTGAATGTTTTGTTTGCTACCCTGGTAGGCATTGTTTTTGTTATCATTTATGCATTTACACTCAATTCATGGCTGGTGGTCATTTACCTTGGGGGGGCTGTATTATTGGGCATGCTTACGAGTGTTCTAAGTAAAAAGATCAAGATTATTCAGAAAAGTATAGTAGGTGAAACTACAGCACTTGCCGGTTCTACTACAGAGTCGCTCAGGAACATAGAACTGGTAAAAAGCCTGGGGCTGACACAACAAGAGGTGCGGAGGCTGAATGCTACAACCATCAAGATACTAGGTCTGGAGTTGAAGAAGGTACGCAGTATCCGTGCCATATCATTCGTACAGGGTACTTTTGTCAACCTGCTTCGCCAGACGATCATGTTTGCACTGCTGTATTTTATTTTTAAGAATGATCTGACATTAGGACAGATGGTTACCATGCAGTTCTACACCTTCTTCATATTCGGCCCTCTGCAGGAGTTGGGCAATATCATTATTACCTACCGCGAGGCAGAGGCCTCATTGGGTAATCTGAAAACATTATTTGCCAAGAAGGTAGAAGCCAAGCCTGAGCACCCGAAAGAATTGAAAAGTATCAGGCAACTGCAATTCGATAAGGTTAGCTTTCAACACAATACAGCGGCACACCCTGCACTGGAAGAGATATCATTTACTGCACATACTGGTGACACAATCGCTTTTGTTGGCCCCTCAGGATCCGGCAAGACCACGCTTGTTAAACTCCTGGTAGGTTTATACAACCCCAGGCAGGGTAATATCCTGTACAACGATATTGATAACAAGGAGATTGATTTTGACGAGTTGCGTCACCAGATAGGATTTGTAACACAGGATACGCAATTGTTCTCGGGTACTATTAAAGAAAATCTGTTATTTGTAAACCCTTCCGCTACAGATGAAGAGATAATGGACGTACTACAGAAATCTGCTTGTCAGAATTTGCTGGCACGTGCTGAAAATGGTATTAATACAGTGATAGGAGAGGGTGGTTTGAAATTGTCTGGTGGAGAGCGTCAGCGGTTGTCTATCGCACGCGCTTTATTGCGTAACCCCAGGTTGATGATATTTGACGAAGCTACTTCTGCGTTGGATTCGCTTACCGAGGAAGAAATATCGTATACCATAAAAGACATTACTGCAAGAAAAGAGCATATAACCGTAATGATTGCTCACAGGTTATCTACCATTATGCACGCCGACAGGATATATGTGCTGGAAAAAGGCCGGATAGTAGAAACAGGCACTCACGATTCTTTATTGGATGACAAGGGATTGTACTATGCCATGTGGCGACAGCAGATAGGAGAACGTAAGGATGTACGTAAACCTGCACTTACAAAAGCATCATAACACAATGTTCTGCACCAGTTCACTTTTTTCAGGGTAGTCTACATTGTAATGCAGGCCACGACTCTCTTTCCTGAATTGCGCACTTTTTACTATCAGGTAACCTATGGTTATCAGGTTGCGCAGCTCGCATAATTGCGGAGATAAAGTGCTGGTCTTATATAAGTACTCTGTTTCCTCGTGTAGCAGGTCGAGACGGCTCAATGCCCTGTGCAGGCGTATATCATTACGCACGATGCCTACATAGTCACTCATTACCTGTTGTACTTCTTTCAGGCTTTGAGTAATCAGGATCATTTCTTTTGGTGTTGTAGTCCCTTCGGCATTCCAGTCGGGTATGTTATTGTAAAACTGCGTTTTAGATATAGTTTGTACGGCATCCTCTGCACAGCGGTGCGCAAATACAATCGCTTCCAGCAAAGAGTTCGATGCAAGTCTGTTGGCTCCATGCAAGCCTGTACTGGAGCATTCTCCACATGTATAAAGGTACTGTATGGATGTATGGCCGTATTCGTCAGCCTTTATGCCTCCACAGCAGTAATGTGCTGCTGGTGCAACAGGTATTAGTTGTTCAAAAACATCTATCCCTATACTTTTGCATTTGGCGAATATATTAGGAAAGTGCGCCATGAACTTTTCTCGGTCCATATGGCGGCAGTCCAGGTACACATGTTCGGTACCGTTTATTTTCATTTCATTGTCTATAGCACGTGCTACTATATCCCTTGGCGCCAGGTCTGCACGCTGGTCATACCTGGGCATAAAAGCTTCGCCATGTTTGTTGCGTAGTATGCCACCGTCACCACGTACAGCTTCGGTTATCAGGAATGAGGGGCTGATACCTGGTTCATGCAGACCGGTAGGATGAAACTGTATGAACTCCATATTTTCGATTCTGCCTTTAGCCCGGTACACCATGGCTATACCATCTCCTGTTGCAATTTTCGGGTTGGTAGTGGTGCGGTATACTTGTCCGGCACCTCCTGAGGCCATCATTGTGATGCGCGAAAGTATCTTCTGTATCTTATTCGTTTGCAGGTTAAGCGCGTAGACCCCATAGCACTCAATGTCAGGTGTTGATTTGGTTACGAGGTGCCCCTGGTGGTGTTGTGTGATGATGTCTACCACGTGCCAGTAGTTATGGATGGTGATGTTGGGATATTTTTCAGCTTCTTGTATTAACGCACGTTCTATTTCATACCCGGTTATGTCTTTATGATGCAGTATGCGGTTTTCAGAATGTCCACCTTCTTTTCCTCTCTTGTAGTCTCCTTCGTCGTCCTTGTCAAAGTTGGCTCCCCAGTCTATTATTTCCTGTACGCGGGCAGGACCCTCTTTTATTACCAGGTCAACTATATTTTTATTGCATAGTCCGTCACCGCTTACAAGGGTGTCATTAATGTGTTTCTCAAAGCTGTCGTGTTCAGGGTCATTCACTACGGCAATTCCACCTTGCGCATATTTGGTATTGGTCTCATCGGTATTCACCTTTGTCAGTATCATGATCGAACGTTCAGGAAAATGTTTCGCAGTTTTCACAGCGAATGTAAGTCCTGCTATTCCTGAACCTATAACGAGAAAATCCGTTTGCAACATGGGCATGTATTTATAAAAAAAGCGGCTCCTGTGGAACCGCTTTGTAAATTACTATAAAATATTTTCTTAGAAGCCGGATGTCAAACCGATCTGTACACCGCTGAATGCAGGCTGATAACGGCATACTCCACCTGTACAGTTGATACCTTCGACTTGTCTGTCATACGATATTGTGAACCTGTGCGGGCCGATAGTACGTGCCAGGAACACACTGTAGTAGTGCTGGCTGCCGGTTAGTGCATTGGGGCCCGGATCATAGTTGTACATGTCTGATACAGCTATTGACCATTTGGGAGCTATGTCAAACTCAACAAGCCCGAATATCCATGAACCGAAATCTTGCTTTGTGTTCTGGTACTCCCATTCCGTACGTATTGACATATTGTCATTTATAAGGTAGGTAAGTTCAAAGAATGGTGTCATGGCCACAACCAATGGAACGAGTGGTTTTACCTGGTACAATTCCTGGTTGTATTCCATGTATTGGTTACCTATATCAATGATAAATTTTTCCCAACCACGGTATTCAACGTCAAAATATGCTTCTCTGAATAGTTTGGTTTCGTTCAGTGTGTTAATATGTGTATAGTTAACCGTGATTGTAAGATTGTCATTTGGTGCTATCAACACGTCTGCTCCGCCTGCCATTTCTGAGAGGTTCTGCGAGGCAGGAGTGTACCTGGCCATGAGACGTTGAGGACGCAGGCGTGCTACAATAGGTTGCCAGTTAATGATACCACGTATCAAAATCTCGTTGGGAGAGG encodes the following:
- the nadB gene encoding L-aspartate oxidase, whose translation is MLQTDFLVIGSGIAGLTFAVKTAKHFPERSIMILTKVNTDETNTKYAQGGIAVVNDPEHDSFEKHINDTLVSGDGLCNKNIVDLVIKEGPARVQEIIDWGANFDKDDEGDYKRGKEGGHSENRILHHKDITGYEIERALIQEAEKYPNITIHNYWHVVDIITQHHQGHLVTKSTPDIECYGVYALNLQTNKIQKILSRITMMASGGAGQVYRTTTNPKIATGDGIAMVYRAKGRIENMEFIQFHPTGLHEPGISPSFLITEAVRGDGGILRNKHGEAFMPRYDQRADLAPRDIVARAIDNEMKINGTEHVYLDCRHMDREKFMAHFPNIFAKCKSIGIDVFEQLIPVAPAAHYCCGGIKADEYGHTSIQYLYTCGECSSTGLHGANRLASNSLLEAIVFAHRCAEDAVQTISKTQFYNNIPDWNAEGTTTPKEMILITQSLKEVQQVMSDYVGIVRNDIRLHRALSRLDLLHEETEYLYKTSTLSPQLCELRNLITIGYLIVKSAQFRKESRGLHYNVDYPEKSELVQNIVL
- a CDS encoding ABC transporter ATP-binding protein, with translation MKLLLQYLSRYKPLVALALLLAAINQVFSLMDPYIFGRFIIDPFAKQPDKWTQHEFIMGITKGLLFLVGTAMVSRIAKAFQDYTVNVVIQKFGARIYTDGLRHALRLPYQEFEDQRSGETLSVLQKVRTDTEKFISVFVNVLFATLVGIVFVIIYAFTLNSWLVVIYLGGAVLLGMLTSVLSKKIKIIQKSIVGETTALAGSTTESLRNIELVKSLGLTQQEVRRLNATTIKILGLELKKVRSIRAISFVQGTFVNLLRQTIMFALLYFIFKNDLTLGQMVTMQFYTFFIFGPLQELGNIIITYREAEASLGNLKTLFAKKVEAKPEHPKELKSIRQLQFDKVSFQHNTAAHPALEEISFTAHTGDTIAFVGPSGSGKTTLVKLLVGLYNPRQGNILYNDIDNKEIDFDELRHQIGFVTQDTQLFSGTIKENLLFVNPSATDEEIMDVLQKSACQNLLARAENGINTVIGEGGLKLSGGERQRLSIARALLRNPRLMIFDEATSALDSLTEEEISYTIKDITARKEHITVMIAHRLSTIMHADRIYVLEKGRIVETGTHDSLLDDKGLYYAMWRQQIGERKDVRKPALTKAS